The genomic window GCCTCATTATAAGCAAAATAGGTCTTATGCTTCATTCTGATTTCATACAGGGGCGTCTCAGCAATATAGACTTTCCCTTTATCAATTAAAGTAGGTACCATTCGATACAGCATGGTTAAAATCAATGTACGAATTTGATACCCGTCCACATCGGCATCGGTACATATGATGATTTTATTCCACCTGAGCTTGTTTAAATCAAAGGTATGAAGATCTTTGGTATGTTTGTTGTGAAGCTCTACTCCGCAGCCCAGGACTTTTAAGAGGTCTGTTATGATTTCACTTTTAAAGATTTTGTGGTCGTCTGCTTTAAGGCAGTTTAAGATCTTGCCTCTGACTGGCATTATTGCCTGAAACTCTGCATTTCTTCCCATTTTACAAGAACCGAGGGCTGAATCTCCTTCAACAATATAGAGTTCTCTTTTTGAAACATCCTTAGTCCGACAATCAACGAATTTTTTAACCCGATTGACAACATCTATCTTGCCTCCTAATTGCTTTTTGATGTCAATTCGAGTTTTTTCTGCTTTTTCACGACTTCTTTTATTGATCAGTACCTGATTGGCAATTCTTTCTGCTTCGTCTTTGTTTTCTATAAAGTAAACTTCCAATTGCTTTTTAAGGAAAGAAGTCATCGCTTCCTGAATGAAAACATTGGTAATTGCTTTCTTAGTTTGATTTTCATAACTTGTAATCGTGGAAAAAGAATTGCTGACTAAAATCAAGCTGTCCTGAACATCCGTAAAAGTAATCTTCTTTTCATTTTTATTATATTTATTTTCTGATTTCAGATATTGGTCAATAGCATATACAAAGGCACTCTTTACCGCCTTGTCCGGTGCCCCGCCATACTCTAAGAAACTGGAATTGTGAAAATACTCCAGTAAATTAATTTCATTACTGAAGCAAAAACCAATCTGCATTTTAACCTTATACTCTGGCTTATCCTCCCGGTCTCTTCCTTTTGTTTCCGTTTCGAAAAATTGAATGGAGGAAAAGTTTTTATTGTCGCTGATCTCCCTGATATAATCTATTATTCCGTTTTCATAGCAGTATTCGTAGGTTTTATTTTCAAATTCATCCTTTAATACAAAGGTTAATCCTGCATTAACAACGGCTTGTTTTTTTAATGTATCCTGGAAATAAGAAATCGGTATGCGAATATCCGTAAACACTTCTATATCCGGTTTCCACTTTATAATGGTTCCTGTGTATCCCGGAGCGCATTTTTCCTTTTTCATACCTCCGACATTATTGCCCTTTTCAAAGTGCAGGTCATATTTGTAG from Defluviitalea raffinosedens includes these protein-coding regions:
- a CDS encoding DNA gyrase/topoisomerase IV subunit B, producing the protein MAKNKKENGYGNDSISLLKGADRVRLRPSVIFGSDGLSGCQHAFFEILANAIDEAREGFGSRIEVTLFKDYSIMVRDYGRGIPLDYNEKEKRYNWELVFCELYAGGKYDNNSGENYEFSLGLNGLGSCATQYSSEYMDVTVYRDGYKYDLHFEKGNNVGGMKKEKCAPGYTGTIIKWKPDIEVFTDIRIPISYFQDTLKKQAVVNAGLTFVLKDEFENKTYEYCYENGIIDYIREISDNKNFSSIQFFETETKGRDREDKPEYKVKMQIGFCFSNEINLLEYFHNSSFLEYGGAPDKAVKSAFVYAIDQYLKSENKYNKNEKKITFTDVQDSLILVSNSFSTITSYENQTKKAITNVFIQEAMTSFLKKQLEVYFIENKDEAERIANQVLINKRSREKAEKTRIDIKKQLGGKIDVVNRVKKFVDCRTKDVSKRELYIVEGDSALGSCKMGRNAEFQAIMPVRGKILNCLKADDHKIFKSEIITDLLKVLGCGVELHNKHTKDLHTFDLNKLRWNKIIICTDADVDGYQIRTLILTMLYRMVPTLIDKGKVYIAETPLYEIRMKHKTYFAYNEAEKNRILSQIKGNYTIQRSKGLGENDPDMMWETTMNPETRRLIQVLPDDIELTKQIFEMLLGDNLTERKTYISEYGHLYLDHTDII